One Nicotiana tomentosiformis chromosome 1, ASM39032v3, whole genome shotgun sequence genomic window, tatctcCAATTTGATCTTTTGTGCTGCAAGACTTTATGCAGATGAGCCCTTTCTTAACATTGTCTTGAAATATTCTAGTTGCTACTTGATCCACAGCAGTTGAGCACAATAAGAGGCAGCtgccacatactcagcttcagcggTTGAAAGGGCCACTGAGTTTTGTTTTCTTGTGCCCTATGAGATTTGACACGAGCCCAGAAAATGTGACATACCATAAGTGCTTTTcctatccaccagataaccagcatagtcagcatcagcatatcctaTTAAGCCAAAGTTATCTcctgagggatagtagagaaccaggtcctgcgttcctttgagatacctcagAATTCTCTTTGCAGCCTTCAGATGAGACTTTTTTGGATTGGATTGAAACCTGGCATAAAGTCccacactgaaaacaatgtctgGTCTACTTGCTGTGAGATACAGAAGTGGCCCAATAATGCCTCTATACATAGTCAAttccttcttcttgattgtaccCTTGAACTACTAACCTTGCCTTATTTCTTGTGgtgtttccaaactcatcaagtttgtttctaaatACCCACCTGGTTCCTATGACAGTTCTGTCAGTAGGTCGAGGAACCAGGTGCCATATACTGTTCCTCTCAAGGGGGTGATCATATTTTGAATTCCTAAGTCAAGGGGGTGATCATATTTTGAAGAGGGTGTGAGCTTTTGTGCTTCGAGTTGGACACCTGAATCTCATTATGAGAGGTTCTAGATTCTTCTGCATATGATCCATGTGTCCCGTTCCTCACCTCAACAGCTGGAGTTCCATGTACAACATCCACAACTCTGTTTTCTGCTTTAATTATTGTGATTGAGAGACCAGGTTCCACTATGTCAGCTGGAGATTCAGCTGTGCCATTGTCATTTGATTCCTTGACCTGACTCATCATATCGGCCTTTTCATTTTCCATGTCAATAACTTCACCAGGGAAATTTGATAACTCCCCGTCTTGATCAGCCTTATCATGTGCAGCTTTTCCAAGAGGGTGTTGTGCTTCGTAAAAGATCACATGTATGCTTTCCTCAACACATTGAGTTCTtttattttataccttgtaggatTTGCTTTGTGATGAATATCCAAGAAATATTCCTTCATCACTCTTGGCATCAAACTTTCCCAGAGCTTCCTTTTTGGGTTTGAAGGAGGATCTGATCTGCTTTCCTTTTGCAgatgcatcacacaccttgtgatcttTGAAGCCTGACTTAGGCAatccacgaaccaggtccttcctgaCCAACTTGTTCAGCAATGTAAAACTTGCATGGCCCAACCTTATGTGCCATAGTATAGCGTCATCATCCACAACACTCAGACACGTGAGATCCCTATTATGTAGTGACTCAAAATCAGCGACATAGATGTTCTTGTATCTTTTTTCCATCAGGATCACATCACCAGTCACAAGATTTGTGACTATGCAGAGttttgacacaaattccacctTGTTGCCTTTGTCGCAGATCTGAGAGACATTCAACAAgctgttgtaacgacccgaccggtcattttgagcattttcacttcgctcgatagtttacgggcatgagtagcccGTATGATATATTttaacttgtgtgaatcatcggtttagtttttaggttattcgggactgatttggaagaattattctcaattagggagctttaaatttgaaagtattgaccaagtttgacttttagcatttgacctcgggttggaattttgatggttccgttagctctgttgggtgattttagacttaggagcgcgtctggattgtgatttggaggtccgtggttgaatttggctcgaaatggcaaaaaataaaactttggaaaggttgaccgggagtggacttttttatatcggggttagatttttgattccgaaagttggagcaggtccgtaatgtcaaatgtgacttgtgtgcaacatttgaggtcaatcggacgtgatttgataggtttcataatcggttgtggaagtttgaagtttcaaagttcatagatttcaatTTGAGatatgattcatcgttttgacgttgttatgtgtgttttgaggcctcgagtagtatcgtgttatggaacttgttggtatatttggacgggatattgagaggctcgggtgagtttcggatgaggttcggatcatttcattgcattttggatttttgctaagatTTCTGGTTATGGTGTTTCTGCATTTGCGGAAGAGTGGGAGCAGATGCGAGTCCACAGATACAGACAATTGGCCGCAGAAGCATAGCAGGCCATGAAGgataggggtcgcaggtgcgaagaaatttccgcatctgcggtagtGCAGATGCGGACAAGTGGACGCAGGTGCGGGGGTAACCAGGAAAGATTGACTCCGTAGAAGCGAGGCCAGGGCCGCAGATGCGCGTTAGCAGGTGAggaacctggagcgcaggtgcggtccctaGAGGTGCAAGTGTCTTCCGCAGAAGTGGCATTTTCACCGCAGATggggcgtcgcaggtgcgacaataggccagcagatgcgaaaagtctgggcagaaagTTTATAAgcgagggttcgcgattttagttttatttcaacattttggactcggacttaggtgattttggagaagcttttcgaggtgattattgaggtaagcttcttatactcattttggatcataaaacttgtttccccactgatttcctcACCTAATTAGTgatattttgaagtgaaatttgggggtttagggcttgagaatttgaGGGTgcattttggggatttggatggcCAAATGGTGTTGAATTTTGATAAAtatggtatggttagactcgtgagtatatggtctttcgggttttgtaaattttgttgggttccgaggtgcgagcccgggttggacttttggccaattttgggcttttgattcaagatttgatcttctTCGAtcaggattggttcctttagcatcgtttgatgtatttgagttatttttggttagtttcgagccattcgaaGGTCAGAACGCACGgaatggcattttggagcatcgcttggcttgctcagtgttggaattggcttgttcgaggtaagtaactcttctaatcttagtgctgaggatgtgaaaccccgaaatacgtgttatgtgattggtattgaggtgacgcacatgctaggtgatgagcgtgtgggtgTTCAccctgtgaattgtgactctgttgtttccatggcactgtataatggctctactttgttgatattcgtgttttcaccatgtggtaaagtagttaagctgtcaatcatgctagatatcatatttaggcATTATGTCGatgttgtttggacccatagtgttcgtttcttgctgtcatctcactgatttcattgatatatcgtactcagtcatattcatgcattcatatcatatctcagtctcagttgttgtttattgatacatcatatcattgttgtctggctagttttatgacattgtgagcccgtgagtgagactggagagattgatgactgagtgaggccgagggcttgagtgagagtgatattttgggatcgggctgcacgtcgcaacatattatattgattatattattggatcgggttgcacgccgcaacaagctttcaggctttatatatatatatatatatatatatatatatatatatatatatattattggatcgggttgcacgccgcaacaagccttcggctatatatattattggatcgggttgcacaatGCAACATTATagtacttgggctgaaggagcccctccggagtctgctcacccccagtgagcgcagtcgactatatatatgtggattgggttgcacgtcgcaacaggtcTTATGGTCATAaatagatcgggctgcacgtcgtagagggtattgtacaacgctgagtgattgagtgtactgagcatagtgagagagaatgcgagacagtgagattcagtactctgagagtgtgagtacatgaattcatcatcgagatgcattgcatttgacatgcgtacttgagatatatGCATAGAAGTGCATTTTCTTCTACTACCCAATTTTGGaaatatttatgattttacctgtatcttgacatgtaggcatagagaagtactttcctcatgctatctgaaaacgaaacatcttactatttgttgaaaggacttttggaaaaaatcacagttttcaaacttactcgtactttggctttttcagtaaaagattttggattttcactgagatacttgaaaagaaatgcctattttatTTTTGGAACTATGAtcaaactgagccttttatttctgagatactcttttgttacttgtactatgctgttatgaactgttgtggaatattggtgttggacccgacctttttgttagctcgtcactactttcaacctaaggttaggtttgttacttattgagtacatggggtcggttgtactcatactacacttctgcaccttgcgtgcagatgttggttgttgatgttgctgtgttcgatgggtgctggattgaagatgtacctgcgtctcggttgtagctgcctcttgttcgtggtagctttagatctataaaactctgcctatgtacttttcaaacagactatgtatttacttcatttccgctttgtaaactctattcttaaaagctcatgatttgtactaccaattcttgggaaatgtataagattcagatatttctttacttaatcactttattaattgttattggaattggttataggttaattggcttacctagcgggttgggttaggtgccatcacgactagtcggattttgggttgtgacaggtggtatcagagctctaggttcataggttctacaagtcatgagcaagtgtctagtagagacttgcggattggtatgataacatccatacctatcttcgaaaggctacaagACCTTTAGGatatactttccatctttctttccttatcgtgcggcattgattcagcttgaagcataactctttgaattccttccacgcattcgtatgcacatgtgagcgctcggtatcggctgtgcgCCGATGACTTGTGATCCTATGGTTGAGGTACAAGATATGATTttggtgtgctgatgatgggcctgtcttgaggacttgaggccgagttTTGACAGTTGCTTGAGCACagagattttgattgtgtgagcacctatttttggacttatacgcCCGGTAGtgttcctatgagtggaatttgtggctcgatgagaggtagaatgactatgtggtgagtatgatgtgactgcgagatgcgttcagattgttcgaatgtgacgagaagagtttacttgagatgtagcaaggactatggggtgtttgatttttgtcttgatttggcgtatggtctcaagttatgggtgtgttgagggatctctcatgttgtttagttgtggagtgaagtagattctcatgtcttgtttatgagttcagaatcaagaagatttagtgattgtgtagtagtcgtgactgtggaagggtatagagagatgtcagtttgaggcagagcaggcaggttatctcctgcgaggtgtcctgaggttgtgtgatccttatgatgttttgtagagagttctcttttaccagtgaatgatatatgttgcaatttgagtttagatcgcttgtggaagtgggcttgactattacaagggtgaatgcgagatttgcagacgatttgaggtattatatggtttgtgttacatggtcTTGTGAAGGATTTAATTGAATTTTAGTGCGGGATTCTGGCAATAATAGAGTATGagtatcgtgatgttatcgactgttttgttctttggctttgagccaagtagggaaGTCTGCTATCGATgggttctcaatggtttttaccaaggttcgaggggtatatttcctgctggcgtgaggagcatgtagtgtatagtgaatttctcctggatgaaatcaaatggaaggtccttggctaattgagtatgtagttgcccGTGACTCGGAGCGGACTATGAAGTtctagtatttttcatatgatagcATGGTATATACggtatgttgtgtgggattgagatttacgtgagTGGGATCACAGTTCTATTtgaagcatggacggtttcagatgactaagtaaatgatattactatttggtatggcttgatgagagtatacatttcaggaGGGGCAATGCGTTTTGAtgtatggatacttcattggtactgcgacactcttctggttgatcgactgatGATATTCGAATTTTGCTATGTgtcacggaagaattttagaagtatttctcatggggtgatcgtgtatgagatatgtgttagacattctggcggtggagatggaatcataTATGGTGATTAATgtattttatggatttggaggttgggagttctcaggagtagattgtttcatggttgtggactgtgaggttgtggatgaagctagccagatgatagtatatgttatgattcagtcattgtgaattttcggagggttatttatccatgtgtgggttcccggagttgatttgggggtccatttgtaggcccaattagggtgtgtattctacaccgattCGGATTGGTTGgatccatactgctattgttgagggatgcgccattcggttgttgttgagcttattcgtgttccgatatgttcggtgagttagttttctatgctacgagggggttgtgattcattggttttAGGCATACATGGTGCGGTTTTGTTGTGGTCGTATAGCAAAATTTGAGCTAGATGAGTAGTTGGGTActgcatgattgattgcgtattggttatgtcctttcaagTTTtgggtggcattgtgtcattggcgtctccgtggttatggtaatgcactttgagtacttgatgtcggatagCGCGCGGTTATTgaatttgagcatggtggctgaggtatttcatatagaccagtatttggatagggtcgctcattgcagcagagttatgtggaaatatgatcctttgtgttagattcgtgtgttatggttctatggtgtgtgatgggttttAAGCATTTTGTGGTGGTAGTACTTGATGAGCTTGCGAgacggttctctcgtttgagtcattttccgtgattgagtacatttagaatgttgctatctggtgcacggattgcacgggttatggctttagattgtattgacgtgtaatgtcactagagtggtcgtgttggatgagataaggtcattggacctagaatggatgctatcagatttgattgtggtatatttggaaggataatatcggaagtcgactTAGAAATTGGATATAGTTTTTGTAGacggagagggagctccatgacctgttgatctaacgaatggttatgaattctacatgtttctttcatcatcggcagtgtacaaagTTTTTAGAGcgaggctttgtttgatatgaggtctattaccggtattgggttattttgagcagctactgtgatttgaaattttcgttatgagtatttgagttatatggtacatcatgtgattacatcttgggttatagatatggcttgatacaacttgttcagacttatacagtatgtagatgagAGATTCCAATCGTATAGAAATTATGGATGTtgaaaattggattctaaggtttatgggctagatTGAATTAAGAActacagttatgttgtgttgtcgagCCAATATAGGatagggtgacatgagatcacccccgagtatgtgtatggcaaggttatacggcggtttgatgaCTTTGAGAACAACCccggacacgttcgaggacgaacgtatgtttaagtgggggaggatgtaacgacccgaccggtcgttttgagcatttgtacttcgctcggcattttacgggcgtgagtagccccgtatgatgtattttgacttgtgtgaatcgtcggtttgattttcaggttattcggaactgatttggaagaatgattctcaactagggagctttaaatttgaaagagttgaccaagtttgacttttagcatttgacctcggattggaattttgatggttctgttagctccgttgggtgattttggacttaggagtgcttccgaattgtgatttggaggtacatggttgaatttggctcgaaatggcgaaagttgaaattttggaaaggttgaccgggagtgaactttttgatatcgaggtcggatttccaattctggaagttggagcaggtccgtaatgtcaaatgttatttgtgtgcaaagtttgaggtcaatcggatgtgatttgataggtttcggcatcggttgtggaagtttgaagtttcaaagttcatagatttcgatttgaggtgtgctTCGTCGTTTTGacgttgttatgtgtgttttgaggccttgagtaggtccatatcgtgttatggaacttgttggtatattcggacggggtcccgagaggctcgggtgagtttcggatgaggttcggatcatttcattgcattttggatttttgttaagatttctggttctggtgtttccgcatctgcggaagagtgggcgcagatgcgagtccgcagatgcggacaattgGCCGCAGAAGCCTAGTAGGCCATGGAggacaggggtcgcaggtgcgaagaaatttccgcatatgcggtagcgcagatgcggacaagtggACGCAAGTGCGGGGGCAGCCAGGAGAGATTGACTACGCAGAAGCGAGGCCAGGGCCGCAGATTcacgttcgcaggtgcggaacctggagcgTAGGTGCGGGACCTGGAGGTGCATGTGACTTCCGCAGAAATGGCATTTTCACCGTagatgcggcgtcgcaggtgcgacaataggcccgcagaagcgaaaagtctgggcagaaggtttataAGCGAGGGTtagcgattttagtcttatttcaacattttggactcggacttaggcgattttggagaagattttcgaggtgattattgagttaagcttcttgtactcgttttgaATCATAAAatttgtttccccactgattttcccacctaattagtgagattttgaagtgaaatttgggggtttagggcttgagaatttgaGAGTGGATTTTGAAGATTTGGATGAtcaaatggtgtcggattttgataaatttggtatgattagactcgtgagtgtatgggcttttgggttttgtaaattttgtcgggttctgaggtgcgggctcgggttgaGCTTTTGGCCAAtattgggcttttgattcaagatttgatctttttcgattgggattggttcctttagtattgtttgatgtatttgagttatttttggttagtttcaagccgttcggaggtcagaacgcgcggaatggcattttggagcatcgcttggcttgctcggtgttggaattggcttgttcgaggtaagtaactcttctaatcttagtgttgagggtgtgaaaccccgaaatacgtgttatgtgattggtattgaggtgacgcacatgctaggtgacgggcgtgtgggtgtgcaccctgtgaattgtgactctgttgtttccatgacactgtatagtggccctactttgttgatatccgtgttttcaccatgtgataaagtagttaagctgtcaatcatactagatatcatgtttaggcattatgccgatactgtttggacccatagtggttgtttcttgctgtcatctcactgatttcattgatatatcgtactcagtcatattcatgcattcatatcatatctcagtctcagtttttgTTTATTGATACaacatatcattattgtcgggctagtttcatgacattgtgagcccgtgagtgagactggagagattaatgactgagtgaggctgagggcctgagtgagagtgatattttgggatcgggctgcacgccgcaacatattatattgattatattattagatcgggttgcacactgcaacaagccttcgactatatatatatatatatttggatcgggttgcacgccgcaacaagccttcgatcgggctgcacgcctcagcattatagcgcttgggctgaaggagcccctccggagtctgcacacccccagtgagcgcagtcgactatatatatgtggattgggttgcacgccgtaacgagccttatggtcatatatggatcgggttgcatgccgtaacgagccttatggtcatatatggatcgggttgctgtgttcgatgggagctgaaTTGAAGATGTACTTACGTCacagttgtagctgcctcttgttcgtggtagctttagatctataaaactctgcctatgtacttttcaaacaaactatgtatttactttatttccgctttgtaaactctattattagaagctcatgatttgtactaccagttcttgggaaatgtataagattcagatatttctttacttgatcgttttattaattgttattggaattggttataggttaattggcttacctagcgggttgggttaggtgccatcacgactagtggatttgggatcgtgacagatGTACTTCAGGCCATTCACGTAATACACATTTTCGATTGAGTGAGTGAGAGACTTTTCAATTCTTCCTACTCCAAGAATATATCCTTTTttgccatttccaaaggatacactccctccttgcGGGGCTTTGACTGAAAGAAAATCATTAGTGCTTCCAGTCATATGCTTCGAGCAGCCACTATTCATGTACCATCTTTGACTGCCTCCTTTCACTGCTCCCTGCACAAGAGAATCAaagattagacttaggaacccaaacaagtttgggtcccttgtaatgaggaaaCGGGTGAATCAGGGTTCTTTTTGTCCAAGTAGGCAATACACGTTTGTTATATAAGGGAGCAAGTTTTTTTTGCAATAATTACCTTTTCAAcaaaaactttgtttttctgCTGGGACTGGAATTTGACTTTtcatgtttccttgaaatgttcAGTGTTACCATAGTGAGTGCAGAGCCAGTTATCAGGAACAATAACGTACTTGCTGTGTGGGTTGTAAGGGGTTATTTCTTTTTGGAACCTGATTCCCTGTTTGTTCCCCCCCACTATTCGTATACATAGCAGTGATTGCATCAaggaccaggtccacttaagAGATTTATCTAAGTCACTCTTCACTCTGCCTAGATCTTCCTGAAGTTGTCtgtttttctcaagctcagcaCATAGACTAGATTTCACTGATTTTAGCTCATTTTCAAGCCGAAGGTGTCCCTCACTcgcaacttcctttcccttttgagtGTTCATAGGCTTACTTTCCCTCCttagttcctcaattgtttccTTTAGGTCTACAACTACTACCAATAGGCCATCTCTCTCATGATCTATGTTTGCACTTCTCTCAGTCAAAATATCTTTTTCCCTATTTAAACTCTCAGTGGTCTCTCTTAGATCAATCGCAACCATCACTAGATCATCTCTCTCGTGTTCTATTTCTCCTAGTTCCATGGTTAGTGCATTTTTATCATTAATGagactgtgataagcatcaattaaaatattagccaaagatataagcttcttttGAGAATAGGATTTCAGATTTCTTTGAACATccagaaagtttacctcatcttCATCGTTATCTTCCTCATCCTCATCTAATTTAGCCATTAGAGCAAATATGGAATCATATTCAGCTGCTTCACTTTCTACTGTCATCATGGAGTTGTCACCTTGATCATCATCATCTCCAGATTTGCTggaggagtctccccatgcaacaagagcttgtttcacaatATTGTCAGCGACATCTTTTCTCTTGAACTTTTTGTCAGGAGCCTGGTTCCTTTTGACTGCTTTATCTGTTGTGTTTGTACTGATCTTGCTTAAGGAGGGGGCAATCCTTAATAAAATGTCCTGGTTTCCCACGCTTATGACATAGGTCATAGTCTCTTGGCTTGCTAGAGCTGCCCCTTTTTGGAATACCTCCATTTCtgcgaaccattttctgaaatctcTTTGTCAGGTAAGCCATGTcggcatcctcaccacttgagtcATTTTTGTTTGTCTTGAGGACCAAGTTCTTCTCCCTTTTAAGCTCTCTTCTTTCATTAtcgttcttcttcttcatttcataagttttcagattaccaatgagttcatcaatggtcagcTTCTGCACATCCTTTGCCTCTGTAATGGCGTTTACCTTGCTTTCCCAGGAACCAGGTAATACACTAAGTATTTTCCTGACAAGTTTGTTCTTGGGAATGATTTCTCCCAGTGAGTGAAGCTCATTGATGATAGAGGTGAAGCGAgtgtgcatgtcctgaatggactcgTCATCCTTCATTCTGAAGAGCTCATACTCAGTTGTCAACATGTCGATCTTCgactgcttgacttgagttgtcCCTTCGTGTGCTGTTTGAAAagcttcccagatctccttaGCACTCTGACAGGCTGAGATGCAATTGTATTCATCTGGTCCGATGCCACAGACAAAAATCTTTTTTGCCTTGAAATTCTTCTCAATAGCCTTTCTGTCAGCATCGTTGTACTCTTTTCTCGTTTTTAGGACTGTAGTTGTTCCCTCATCAACAGTTTTCATGGGAACAAAAGGTCCATCACAGATTACATCCCACAACGCTGAGTGctcagccatgataaaatcatgcattcTTGTTTTCCACCAACCATAGTATTGGCCGTTGAATCCAAGTGGTCTATACGTTGATTATCCTTTCTTGAAGTTTGGTGGAGCATCCATGAGGATCCTTTttaggtgttagcctgatagaaagaacctgttctgataccaattgatagaaactgagggtccaccaaactatatagagaatcaggttctctattagttcccacagaacacacgtACACTGCAGTAGGTAAATGACACAAAaaagttttacgtgaaaaactcccagctcacgggattaaaaatcacgacctatccttgtaggatttcaacttcactactgagcaaattTTAGATTACAatcta contains:
- the LOC138906743 gene encoding MAR-binding filament-like protein 1, which gives rise to MAEHSALWDVICDGPFVPMKTVDEGTTTVLKTRKEYNDADRKAIEKNFKAKKIFVCGIGPDEYNCISACQSAKEIWEAFQTAHEGTTQVKQSKIDMLTTEYELFRMKDDESIQDMHTRFTSIINELHSLGEIIPKNKLVRKILSVLPGSWESKVNAITEAKDVQKLTIDELIGNLKTYEMKKKNDNERRELKREKNLVLKTNKNDSSGEDADMAYLTKRFQKMVRRNGDKAVKRNQAPDKKFKRKDVADNIVKQALVAWGDSSSKSGDDDDQGDNSMMTVESEAAEYDSIFALMAKLDEDEEDNDEDEVNFLDVQRNLKSYSQKKLISLANILIDAYHSLINDKNALTMELGEIEHERDDLVMVAIDLRETTESLNREKDILTERSANIDHERDGLLVVVVDLKETIEELRRESKPMNTQKGKEVASEGHLRLENELKSVKSSLCAELEKNRQLQEDLGRVKSDLDKSLKWTWSLMQSLLCIRIVGGNKQGIRFQKEITPYNPHSKYVIVPDNWLCTHYGNTEHFKET